TTTAGTTCGCTATAATAGAATTAAAAAAAACAACCCAGCATTTAACGCATTGTTAGCTAACGATGGAATTTATTGGCCAGTATCAAAAGATATATTAAATGCCAATCCTCAAATCAAACAAAATCCATATTGGAATTAGTGATATAAATCATTTAAAATAAGATGATGAATAGAAATAGAAAAATATTGCAGTGGCCAATCATGTTATTGGTTCTAATAGCCATGGCTTTTACTGCATGTAAAAAAGATTCGGAATATTACGATTATGAAAATAACGTAAAGGAGTTTAATGGTACTGTGTTACAGTATTTAGAAGCTCAACCGGTTAATACATTCGATTCGGTGTTGCTAGTTTTAAACCGACTACCAGCATTAAAAGATACATTAACTAATAACAATGTAACCTTTTTTGCACCAACAAATGCTAGTTTTCAAGCAGCAATTAAGAATTTAAATATTTTACGCAAGTCTCAAGGCAAAACACCATTGTATTTAAAGGATTGTGATTTAAGCTCGCTAGATATTCTTACCTCTAGATATATCATAAGAGGAAGTAGAACTACCGAAGCTTACGCTCCATTTGCAGATGGCGTACTGTACGCTAGTGTTAATTATGGCTATCAAATGCATATTCAGTACGATAAATTGAATGCATCAGGTTTTGTACAAGGTGGCCCTCAATCAATTATTTATAGCGATCCAAAGAATAATATTTTCGAAAAATATTGGGAAAGGTCAAATACAAATGCTGTAAATATTAAGGCTAAAAATGGAGTAATTAATGTTTTAGCACCATTGCATGACTATGGTTTTAACGAATTTGTAAGTAGGGTTAATAAATAAGATTTAAGGTAATGAACAATAGAAAATATTTATCATTAATGGGCTTAATGCTTTTAAGTATCGCATTAATCACAGCTTGTAAAAAGAACATTCCAGATGAAAGATTGTCATTAGGAAAAGATTCTCAATTTACAATATCAACTTACCAACCAGTATTAGGACGTAATACGCTATTCTCTGATAATTTCTTTGTTGGAAGTTCGTCTGTTCCACTAGATTTTAAAATCGTGAATATGCGCAGGTTTACTGGAGAGCCAGCTCCAGAATTAACAGAATATTTTCCTGTGCAAGTTTGGAAATCAGCGTATGATGGAACTGAAAAATCTATAGCAGAAATTGAAGCCAAACGTAAAACAGAAAACCACCAATTATTTGAAATCCGCCAACATTCTGGCCAGTTTTTAATGTGGAATAGAGCTAATTCGAATTTTGTGAGAGCGCAGCCAGATTCTGGTTATGTGTTTGATGTTGAGGTTTCTAACTCTGGCGGTCGTCGTTATTTTAAGGATATGAAATTGAGGCCATTTAAAGAACGCCCTTTTGAACCATCAAACTTAAACCCAACCACTGGCCAAGCTATTAGTACTGGAGTATTTCCATCCTTAATAAGTAACATTAGAGGCGAGAAAACGGGGCGGTTTTTATTTGATGTAGAAGTACAATTTAAAAAGAATAACGCTCCAGGTAATTCATTGTCTTTCAAGTTTATAGATTCATTACAGCAAGTTATTGATCCGAATAAATTTGCTGCAACAGATTGGGCAAATTTAGTGCATGGTTTTAACATGGTTAAAAATAGTGATTCTGTGAAATATGAGGTGGCTTATCCAATTCCGTTAGCGGCCTATCCAACAAAATACACAACCGCTACTGGTCAGCAGGCGAGGGCAGTTTTTAGATACAATCGTCAAGGTTTCGGCAATGTCATGGAAACTGGGTTATTAGGGATGAACTTTAACATTTTCGAACAGGGTAATTGGACAATCATATTCTGGTTCAGAACTGAACGTCCAAAATTCACTAATGAATAACAAGATGAACCTAAAATTTAATTTATCAAAGATGAGATATATTTACATATTCGCTTTATTGTTCCTGTTTTTAGGTATCAATCAAGAGGTTAAAGCACAAACTAAAAAGACTGTTACAGGTACAGTTTCCGATAATCAAGGAACTGTGCCTAGCGTTAACAT
The sequence above is drawn from the Pedobacter frigiditerrae genome and encodes:
- a CDS encoding DUF5007 domain-containing protein; amino-acid sequence: MNNRKYLSLMGLMLLSIALITACKKNIPDERLSLGKDSQFTISTYQPVLGRNTLFSDNFFVGSSSVPLDFKIVNMRRFTGEPAPELTEYFPVQVWKSAYDGTEKSIAEIEAKRKTENHQLFEIRQHSGQFLMWNRANSNFVRAQPDSGYVFDVEVSNSGGRRYFKDMKLRPFKERPFEPSNLNPTTGQAISTGVFPSLISNIRGEKTGRFLFDVEVQFKKNNAPGNSLSFKFIDSLQQVIDPNKFAATDWANLVHGFNMVKNSDSVKYEVAYPIPLAAYPTKYTTATGQQARAVFRYNRQGFGNVMETGLLGMNFNIFEQGNWTIIFWFRTERPKFTNE